GAACTCCCAGATTTTCCATCATTCATACCCTTTTTGCCTCCCCTGGTTAGTAGGCCCTTACCAGACCCAAAGCTATTATGCAACAGCATTTTAATACTTTACACGCCATGACATAATAACGTATTGAATTTGAATCTCGAAAGCAGTTAGTTACCATTACTTTCTTGTAAACAGAGTGCAGCTAATCTGAAGGTCTACTATGCTACATGTTTCTCTCTCATTGCTGCAATAATGGTCTTTGGTGGATTTCTTGCACCAATTGTAAGTTACATTCTCGATTTTGGATTGGCAATTGTTGCTACTCTAACTGATCTCATCATGAAACAACGTGGTGGATGTGTAACAACTTGATGTGCTCTCCCTGCAGCTGGAACTTAAACTTGGTATAGGAGGCACATCTTATGCAGATTTCATCCGAAATGTTCATCTGCCTATGCAACTGAGGTGCCATCACAGTTGCATGATCTAGTCTAATTTATGAAGCATCTTTTATCTATGGAATTTGAATGATTATTTACTGCCCTTTCATCCATTTGTCTACCTGATATTGTAGCCAGGTAGATCCTATTGTGGCATCCTTCTCAGGTGGAGCAGTCGGAGTTATCTCCGCCCTAATGGTTGTTGAGATAAACAATGTCAAGCAACAGGAGCATAAACGGTGCAAATATTGTTTAGGAACTGGTACCCCCTCCCCCTCTCAGAGAACTCTTATCATATATGCACAGAACAGGGAAGATTCCACATAATACTTAATGTTGACGGTGATAATTTAGTGCAAAATTATATTACACCGTCTAAACCCAGTTTCAAATCCGAGACGGGTAAACTTACTTCATTGCCTGCTTAGTCTAAGATCAAACAGGGAACAAATCTCAGATGGATTGATAGAGATAGTAGCTATAATTGCATATACATGATAGCTTATTGTGCATCCCTTATACTTGGGTGGCTATTTGATAGCTTTAAGTTTAAACTCACTGAGGAGATTCCATGATGTTGCTGTAGGGTATCTGGCTTGTGCCCGCTGTTCAAGCACGGGAGCTGTTGTGCTTACTGAGCCTGTTTCAACATTCAGTGATGGTGATCAACCTTTATCAGCACCAAAAACCGAGAGATGTCCAAACTGCTCTGGTGCTGGAAAGGTAAAGCAGTCCTTTGCATGCTGAACTGAACACACCACCCTGTTTCTGAATCAACACACACAAAATTCTAATTAATATTGGCTCGTATGAGTATGTTACATTCTAGCCTGCATGCTATCTGGTTTTGAGACTCAAACGAAACATGACATGTAACGATATGTTTGCAGGTGATGTGCCCCACATGCCTCTGTacagggatggcaatggcaagtGAGCATGATCCTCGAATCGACCCCTTTGATTAAAAGCATACATCAGTTCAGGAATTCTTGTATCGCTATGTAAGTTGTTGTTTGTAGATAATAGTATGGACCGGCTTGTCAGGGATTCAAGGCCTATAATCATGAATAGGAACTATTTGTATACTAGTGAATCTGAGTAGACTACTACAGGAATCTGTAACATTATACCATACCCGTCGTGTACTCGTGTGTACTGATCAGTCGCTTGAACTGAACGATGCAGGAGTGTATGTTTGCCAAAGCAAATAAATCGTGTCACGTTTGTACCAAACAATTTAATCTCATTAATGAATGTTATGTGCCTTTTGAGTCCTAATGTGTGTTGTAAACGAAATTTCAATGGCACCGGTGTAAGGCACCATTCTTTGAAGACTACTGTGAAATGTCTAACTTCTACATAGAAACATATGACTATTTGTGTGATGTGTAATACTTCCTCGTTCACATGCTAATTGCCCGAGCTAATATGTCAATAAGTTGGAGTTCATAAATCACATTGAAAAATAAGATATACTTATttcgtcctaaaataagtgttgCTGATTAATACAAAGttactattccctccgtcccacaatataagacgtttacgccttatattatgggacagaggcaGTACAACTTTGGGACGGAAGTAATATGTTTGATTTTTTTAAACATTATACAGACGCAAATGCTTATATACACGCGCATATACTCATCCATATGAACGCATACATGCATACCCTACCTCTATAAGCACCTCCAGTCCtgaaataaatttaaaaataaatgcgagcaccagaagAATTTTTGTCCAAAAAGACCACCTACCAAACAAAATTGCTAGAAAAGACCCCCTTCGAGACAAATTGGCAAAAAAGACCCCCTCGTccgtggcggcaggcgcgccaGGCAACGCGTGGCATATGCCGCCACGGGGCGAGGCGGCAGCGCCTGCCGCCACGACGCCAGGCGGCAAGCTGCAAGTAACGGGCATCGACGAGCCGCGACGGAACGGGCTGGCATAGTGGGCCCTGCCGCCTCACTGGCTGGCGGCAGCACTGTACGTGGTGGGCCTTGCCGCCTCGCGCCCAGGCGGCAGGCTGTGCACTGCTGCGCGCCAGCCGGCCTCGCGTATGGCACGACAAGCATAGTGCACGGAGCTATTGAACCTTGACCCGCTCGAGCAAGCTAGTCAAGACTCAGATAAGCCAGCTTTCACACAAAATTCATGCACGGAGCTATTAATCTTGACCCGAGCAAGCTAGTCAAATGCTGACCAACCTTTTTTTTTCTTTAGCATGGGATCAATTAATAATGCCCAGGGACGTACATGCCGCCCGCCGCCTGGACGATTCTGGTGCAGTGCACAGCCTGCCGCCTTTGCGCGAGGCGGCCAGGCCCACCACGTATAGTGCTGCCGCCAGCCAGTGAGGCGGCTGGGCCCACCACGCCAGCCCGTTCCGTCGCGGCTCGTCGATTCCTGTTATTTGCAGCCTGCCGCCTGGCGCCGTGGGGCAGGGGCTGCCGCCTCGCCCCGTGGCGGCATGTGCCATGTGTCGCTTGGCACGCCTGCCGCCACGGTCGAGGGGGTCCTTTTTGCCAATTTGTCTCAGAATGGGTCTTTTCTAGCAATTTTGTTCGACAGGTAGTCTTTTTCGACAAAAAATCAGCACCAGGATTTAAACCCTGgcgggctggggataccacagtccctctaaccacccaaccacaggttggttcgctaaAATAATATGTTTGGTTTGCAACATGCTAACTGCATTAGTCAGAGTACCAAAAATATGAAGTTTTGAACTTTCTTATCCAGCAGCTAAAGGAATAGCTGGGACCTAGGCAGCCCAGACCATGGCCCAGGGCGTGGAAAAAGTACTAGCCCATGGGTGTGAGATTTGGCCCGCGGCGCAGCCTAGACAGCCAGCCCAAGAACAAAGCTGATTGGAGAGGAGCTTGCAACGAACTAGGGGACTGACTTTCAGGGCAATTCCAACCGGTCGACCCAAACAGATACACGATGTGTTCGTTTTTATCTATTTCGGTCGGCCAAGCGGacaccagggtcatcttgtctgatgGCCCGTAGGTGCGTCCAAAACGATGGATGCGCATTTCAGATTTACACAATATTTTAAAATTAAAAGTATTTCACTTTGTCACCAAAAGTCCCGGCTTACATTAATTAAACTAAAAGGTCATAATAAAACCTT
Above is a window of Triticum aestivum cultivar Chinese Spring chromosome 6B, IWGSC CS RefSeq v2.1, whole genome shotgun sequence DNA encoding:
- the LOC123137764 gene encoding protein ORANGE, chloroplastic, whose translation is MLCSGRMLACSGLSPGRLRPPRAYADRLRPPLSARRWRVAASAAAPGGSPDLPSSSSTPPPFGAGDEQAAAAAASSSSGFCIIEGPETVQDFDKLDLQEILDNIRSRRNKIFLHMEEIRRLRIQQRIKNAELGISNEEPEGELPDFPSFIPFLPPLSAANLKVYYATCFSLIAAIMVFGGFLAPILELKLGIGGTSYADFIRNVHLPMQLSQVDPIVASFSGGAVGVISALMVVEINNVKQQEHKRCKYCLGTGYLACARCSSTGAVVLTEPVSTFSDGDQPLSAPKTERCPNCSGAGKVMCPTCLCTGMAMASEHDPRIDPFD